Below is a window of Candidatus Dependentiae bacterium DNA.
TGGCATTTTTAATGGAATTCAAATCGGCAGATAATGCCTGAAGTGCAAAATTTATTAAAGCAAAAAAAATCATGAGTTTTTTCATGATAACCTCCATTCATTTTTACTCTAGCAGAACATTAATTATTGTCAATCTGAAAATACCAACACGGGACATATTTTATATCGTCCAGCTTCGATTTCTTATGCGTTCGGTACTATTTTTCCGTTTGTTTGGCGGATTTAATAATATCGGGGCATCCCATTTTGTAAAAAGTCGGTACATCAGCGCGGCCAGCTTTTAAGCAAGCGAATACTTTCCCTAATCCCCACAATGTCCCTTCCAGGTTCGGATTAATCGGCAATGCCTCAGGCCCATAGGAATTTTTAATAATTGTATGAGCATCAGCCACCATCTCAAGCACATCGATATCCGGATCATTTGATGTCGGCTTAACTGGGTTGGCATATATCGAGGCTTGTACAAAAAAAGTAATTAACAGCGCTTTTCTTATCATTTTCGTCCTTCATTTTTATTTAAAGAAATCTTATAAAGAAGCTATTGCGCGAACATGCAAAATAAAATTCAAATATTCATCATCGCGTGTAGTTTGCGCTTTGAGTTCTTCTTGATCTAGCCATTGATTGAGAGAGATAGCTTTTAATTTCCGAGATACAGCGCTTTTATCAGCACCATGATGCAAAAGGCCTTTTACCGCGCTTAAAAACCGGCCATCGAGCGCCCAATAAAGTGGCGTTGAATAATCTTCAGTTCGATTAACATGGCCGCCAAACTCTATCAGTAGATCTACCATTTCTTCAGAGCGCACATAGTTCATTGGATCGCCACTACGAGAAACGGCACTTACGCCAAATTCTAAAAGCAAGCGGGCGCTCTCTAATTGATCTATCATGATCGCATGCCGCAAAGCTCGCTTTAACACTCCCATATGAATTGGATTATTCTTATCAATAATTTTTTGAAGTATGATTTTGAGTAATTCTGGGCACTGCACAAACGTGAGTACCGGAAAATCGCGGCTTGTATCGTATGGTTTTTCAAACTCATGCTGTAAATGTTTTTTTAACTGTTCGCACGGAACAGTTCGCCAATAATCGATCTGAGATGCAAACGCAGAAATGCTCACCAAGCTTAAAATAATAATTTTCTTCATACTCAACTCCTTCTAAATCTTCTTTTTGCGGGACGCGTGCAATCATAACAAATTTTTAATGGCGATAAAAATTTCTTTTTTGCACAAAAAAAGGGGCCATTAAGGCCCCTTGATATACGTTGATCTATTAATCTTTTTTTAGAAAATCCTCAAATTCCCAAAGTTCTTTTTGAACTTCTCTAGGTAATTTGATTCGATGCTCATCGCAGTAATTAGTGAATTGATTTAAAAATATTTTTGAGTTCTCGGCTATTTCATTTTGTGCAATTTTCAAATTATCTGCTGGCCCAGCATTTTTTATTAATTGAGCGCCATGTATAATCCCAAGGCCACCGACAGCTGTCGCTATAGCGCCTATTCCGAAAAGCACATGGCGAAAGCCCCTTGCTTCCTCAGATATTTTATCATTGAACTTCGTCATTCCTATCGGAAGAGTAAGCGCACCATAAGTTATTACTGTAAATAAAATTCCTGTTGCTACAGATTGCAAGCCAGTTCCAATACCATTCTCTTTATCATAAATGGCATTCTCTATCGCTTCGTTACTGTTTTTTAAATCTCGTATCATTGAAACGACAGTGCGTTCATTTTCGGCAAGAATCCGATCGCATAAAAAAAATTTATTAACTGGATCAAAGTGATACTTGTCTTTTAAAACAGATCGAATTTTATCTATCTGTCCCTTTTGGATTGCATCGTACATAGTTTCAATAGCATAAATTGAATGCGTACATGCTAAAAATAAAAAAACCAACGCTGTTTGTTTTATCATGATAAATTCCTCAACGTAAAATTAATATTGCTGATGTTAATTTGATGGAGCAAGCTTTACGCCCAGAGATTTAATTAACGGTCTTTCTAGGAAAGGGGGAATCTCTTCCCTTGTTTCAGCTTTCACCATATAAAACTTCTGAACTGTTTGAAGCAATTGGATAATTCTTTGAGGAATAATTCTAATGCCAATCAGCGAACTATTCGTTTCAGCTTTGACTGGCCCTTCATCATGAGCGGAAGTGAGTTGAAAAGCTGCGAAAGCAATAACAATAAGACCAACGGTCCGCAATTTTTGCAAAGAAGACATATGCCGCCCCTAAAATGTATTTTGATTATTGTATTTTGAAAATACGGTGTTTTCCAACTTTAATATTCATTCCAGATTTCCAAGCAACCTGTGCTTTAAAATCTGTAATTGCTTCATCGTTGATTTTCACTGCCCCTGCTTCAATTAAACGCCTAGCTTCTGATGAAGAAGCGACCGCATTTAATGCTTTAAGTAAATCGACGATCCATAATGGATTTGCTAAATCTGCAGCCAATGAAACTGGCGTTGCTTGCGAATAATCTTTTTGCTGAAAAAGTGCTTCGAATTGTTCTTGCGCTTTTTTTGCTTCATCAGCAGACCAAAAACGGGAAACAACATCATGCGCCATTTGTTTTTTTAATTCCATTGGATGAGTTGTGCCGCCGGCAACGCGCTCTTG
It encodes the following:
- a CDS encoding ankyrin repeat domain-containing protein, yielding MKKIIILSLVSISAFASQIDYWRTVPCEQLKKHLQHEFEKPYDTSRDFPVLTFVQCPELLKIILQKIIDKNNPIHMGVLKRALRHAIMIDQLESARLLLEFGVSAVSRSGDPMNYVRSEEMVDLLIEFGGHVNRTEDYSTPLYWALDGRFLSAVKGLLHHGADKSAVSRKLKAISLNQWLDQEELKAQTTRDDEYLNFILHVRAIASL